Proteins encoded by one window of Candidatus Poribacteria bacterium:
- a CDS encoding Gfo/Idh/MocA family oxidoreductase produces the protein MPRTYKACLIGCGRMGATIDDEVEGRADSFIWQPFSHAAAAVACERTDLVAVSDVFAEKAEAIRQRYGAERAYTDYQEMIEKEKPDIVCIATRPGPHADMTVFAAENGVRGIYCEKPLCCAMEEADIMVDIVQKHGVKFNYGTQRRYMPIYRKVRELVDAGEIGDVLCSIAQYGAGSALWGLTHAADMLLFLAGDPEVDFVQGAIICKDSDWDGNRLNVDPGIACGYIRYSNGVHGYNTAGTGPEYEVCGTGGKIRIQNNSREIQFRKKDGTFFEEVPFPETSRATGTVMGITDIAEALDEDRETKGPVHLARRSQETLMGMIESHRLGGKHITLPMENRSLYVTRDNW, from the coding sequence ATGCCACGCACATACAAAGCCTGTCTCATCGGATGCGGACGGATGGGCGCGACCATTGACGACGAAGTCGAGGGCAGAGCCGATAGTTTTATTTGGCAACCCTTCTCGCACGCAGCCGCCGCTGTCGCCTGTGAACGAACAGACCTCGTCGCTGTCTCAGATGTCTTTGCCGAGAAAGCCGAAGCCATCAGGCAACGCTACGGAGCCGAGCGCGCCTATACAGACTACCAAGAGATGATCGAAAAGGAGAAACCCGACATCGTCTGTATCGCCACGCGTCCCGGTCCACACGCCGATATGACCGTCTTTGCCGCCGAAAATGGGGTCAGGGGTATCTATTGTGAAAAACCGCTCTGCTGCGCCATGGAAGAGGCAGACATCATGGTAGACATCGTTCAAAAGCACGGTGTCAAATTCAACTACGGCACGCAGCGCCGCTACATGCCGATCTATCGCAAAGTGCGTGAGCTCGTGGATGCCGGCGAAATCGGTGATGTCTTATGCTCCATCGCCCAATACGGAGCGGGTTCCGCGCTCTGGGGCTTAACCCATGCCGCTGATATGCTCCTCTTCCTCGCAGGTGATCCGGAGGTGGATTTCGTACAAGGCGCGATTATATGCAAAGATTCAGATTGGGATGGCAACCGTCTTAACGTTGACCCAGGTATCGCCTGTGGGTACATCCGGTATTCCAACGGGGTTCACGGCTATAACACCGCTGGCACTGGACCCGAATACGAGGTCTGCGGCACTGGCGGTAAGATCCGTATACAAAACAACAGTAGGGAGATTCAATTCCGAAAGAAGGACGGGACCTTCTTTGAGGAAGTACCGTTCCCAGAGACATCCCGCGCGACAGGCACCGTCATGGGGATCACCGACATCGCCGAGGCACTCGACGAAGACCGCGAGACCAAAGGACCTGTTCACCTCGCGCGTCGGAGTCAAGAGACTCTCATGGGTATGATTGAATCGCATCGCCTTGGGGGCAAGCACATTACGCTCCCCATGGAAAACCGATCGCTCTACGTTACCAGGGACAATTGGTAA
- a CDS encoding sulfatase produces the protein MNLVYIVIDTLRYDYIGANGNDWIETPNIDRFASEALAYDYAFCASFPTIPYRTDVITGQYGAPIHPWKPLRHERQTLPWTLAENGYATQLIHDTPHLVNGGHNFDWPFHAWTFVRGAEVDRDWITDTVVWPDNWTRQPLFDCIDDKAAESGMLRSYARANRNRKKPEDWNCARLFNTAAQFLKDNAKRDNFFLWVDCFDPHEPWDAPLEFMKKYDTRPGYDGRVDPRSLGARGNAKLSDEARQHIKAQYAAKTTWMDHCFGQFLDALESTGLDKNTAVIFTADHGTNVGERGRFGKGQPVRQQETHVPLFIRLPEGDTGRSNVIVQPQDFFPTILNILGEARPDGIEGHDIVTPARNGEAGERQLALSGGSIERWENTTENPNLNLFTIFDREWSLEVGTKPENSKLVRLGGLDDVASEHPDVVAKLHAAAIDEIERRGTDPALMAWLRSGGEDTFPADANYWDGYPGPAGYRPYFGKLYTGE, from the coding sequence ATGAATCTCGTTTATATTGTTATCGATACACTCCGCTATGACTACATCGGCGCAAACGGAAACGACTGGATAGAAACCCCCAACATAGATCGGTTCGCCTCGGAAGCCTTAGCTTATGACTACGCCTTCTGCGCCAGTTTCCCAACGATTCCCTACCGCACTGATGTCATCACTGGACAATACGGGGCACCCATCCATCCGTGGAAACCGCTCCGACACGAACGCCAAACCCTACCGTGGACGCTTGCAGAAAACGGCTACGCCACGCAGCTCATTCACGATACACCCCACCTTGTCAACGGCGGACATAACTTCGATTGGCCCTTCCACGCATGGACCTTCGTTCGAGGTGCTGAAGTGGACAGGGACTGGATCACGGATACCGTCGTATGGCCCGATAACTGGACGCGTCAACCCCTCTTTGATTGTATTGACGACAAAGCCGCTGAATCGGGGATGCTCCGCAGCTACGCACGCGCAAACAGAAACCGAAAAAAACCTGAAGATTGGAACTGCGCAAGACTCTTCAACACCGCAGCGCAATTCCTTAAAGACAACGCCAAGCGAGACAATTTCTTCCTCTGGGTAGACTGCTTCGATCCACACGAACCCTGGGACGCACCGCTTGAGTTCATGAAAAAATACGATACCCGTCCAGGTTACGACGGACGCGTTGATCCGCGCAGCCTCGGGGCACGGGGTAATGCGAAACTCTCAGATGAAGCGAGACAGCACATCAAAGCACAATACGCCGCGAAAACGACATGGATGGACCACTGCTTCGGACAATTCCTGGATGCCCTTGAATCCACGGGACTTGACAAGAATACCGCTGTCATCTTTACCGCTGACCACGGAACTAACGTCGGTGAACGTGGTAGGTTCGGTAAAGGGCAACCCGTTCGTCAGCAGGAGACGCACGTCCCGCTCTTTATTCGGTTGCCCGAGGGAGATACGGGGAGAAGCAACGTCATCGTCCAACCCCAAGACTTCTTCCCAACAATTCTCAATATCTTAGGTGAAGCACGTCCTGACGGCATTGAAGGACACGACATCGTAACCCCAGCGCGTAACGGGGAAGCCGGTGAAAGGCAACTTGCACTCTCAGGTGGAAGTATTGAGCGGTGGGAGAACACCACAGAGAACCCGAATCTCAACCTCTTCACTATCTTCGACCGTGAATGGAGTTTAGAGGTTGGCACGAAACCTGAAAACTCCAAACTCGTCCGACTCGGTGGATTGGACGATGTTGCCAGCGAACATCCCGATGTCGTCGCTAAACTGCACGCCGCTGCTATTGATGAAATCGAGCGCCGTGGCACCGATCCCGCACTCATGGCATGGTTGCGGAGTGGGGGTGAGGACACTTTTCCTGCTGATGCGAATTACTGGGACGGCTATCCTGGACCCGCAGGTTACCGCCCTTACTTCGGGAAACTCTACACAGGTGAGTAA
- a CDS encoding AAA domain-containing protein, translating to MNLETQIQQFRETFYKVKAEVQKRIVGQDAIIEGVLFCLLANGHALLEGIPGLGKTQLIHTLSEALNLAYKRIQFTPDMMPSDITGTTLLVEDEHGGRQLEFQQGPIFAQLILADEINRATPRTQSALLEAMQERTVTVGRTSHKLEEPFCVLATQNPLEMEGTYPLPEAQLDRFLFKLLIDFPNEDEIVEILRRTTSGTDITIGKVTDAETLNEMRRLVPQVPIAEHVERHIIRLVRATHPDSEDAPEIVKQYVHLGAGIRSVQAIALTAKINALLDERYNVAFSDIDAVLRPALRHRILLNFEGQGESIEPDAVVTEVCNTITPTP from the coding sequence ATGAACTTAGAAACCCAAATCCAGCAGTTCCGCGAAACTTTCTATAAAGTCAAAGCCGAAGTCCAAAAACGTATCGTCGGTCAAGACGCGATTATTGAAGGTGTACTTTTCTGCCTACTCGCTAATGGACACGCGCTCCTTGAAGGTATCCCCGGCTTAGGCAAAACGCAATTGATCCACACCCTCAGCGAAGCACTCAATCTCGCTTACAAACGTATCCAATTCACACCGGACATGATGCCCTCCGACATCACAGGCACAACGCTTCTCGTAGAAGACGAACACGGCGGAAGGCAGCTTGAATTCCAACAGGGTCCCATCTTCGCGCAACTGATCCTCGCAGACGAGATTAACCGCGCCACACCCCGCACGCAATCCGCGCTCCTTGAGGCGATGCAAGAGCGCACCGTCACTGTCGGACGCACCAGCCATAAGTTAGAAGAACCGTTCTGTGTTTTAGCAACACAAAACCCGTTGGAGATGGAAGGCACCTATCCGCTCCCAGAGGCACAACTCGATCGGTTCCTGTTCAAACTCCTCATCGACTTCCCAAACGAAGACGAGATCGTCGAAATCTTGCGTCGCACCACATCCGGCACTGACATCACCATCGGCAAGGTTACAGATGCCGAAACACTCAACGAAATGCGCCGACTCGTCCCGCAAGTCCCCATCGCCGAGCATGTCGAACGCCACATCATCCGACTCGTCCGTGCGACGCACCCGGATTCAGAGGACGCACCGGAGATCGTGAAACAGTATGTCCACCTCGGTGCCGGTATCCGAAGCGTCCAAGCGATAGCCCTCACCGCCAAAATCAACGCCCTCCTCGATGAACGTTACAACGTCGCCTTTTCGGATATTGATGCCGTGTTGCGCCCCGCACTCCGTCACCGTATCCTCCTCAACTTCGAGGGACAAGGCGAAAGCATTGAACCCGATGCCGTTGTCACCGAAGTCTGTAATACCATAACGCCAACACCGTAA